The following proteins come from a genomic window of Schistocerca gregaria isolate iqSchGreg1 chromosome X, iqSchGreg1.2, whole genome shotgun sequence:
- the LOC126298248 gene encoding uncharacterized protein LOC126298248 — translation MEAIAEKSAGGSGRRGGRRELIRSLIRHKERTGAEVVSEKREERKKQHVNKYGDIDERDKVGKRREEDNEFWEEEEEDLVGSTAVVKRERRVTRRNMKRTLMTKREILSEVGEGDPEEEGSEETTEGDVQRDDVEMRDGEAEREHVLDREEEEKLGSNSSMEDAEDEEFDAMLRLMENCVS, via the exons ATGGAAGCAATTGCAGAGAAGTCTGCAGGCGGTAGTGGTAGGAG AGGGGGCAGGAGGGAGTTAATTAGATCATTAATTAGACACAAAGAACGTACAGGAGCAGAAGTTGTTTCCGAAAAGAGGGAGGAACGAAAGAAGCAACATGTCAATAAATACGGCGATATTGACGAGAGGGACAAGGTAGGAAAACGAAGGGAGGAAGACAATGAAttttgggaggaggaggaagaggatctGGTGGGCTCGACAGCGGTAGTGAAGAGAGAAAGAAGGGTAACGAGGAGAAATATGAAGAGGACATTAATGACGAAAAGGGAGATCTTGAGTGAAGTGGGAGAAGGAGACCCAGAGGAAGAAGGAAGCGAAGAGACAACAGAAGGGGATGTGCAGAGAGATGATGTGGAGATGAGAGATGGAGAAGCCGAGAGGGAACACGTTCTagatagagaggaggaggagaagcttGGCAGCAACAGTAGTATGGAAGATGCAGAGGATGAAGAATTTGATGCAATGCTCAGATTAATGGAGAACTGTGTCAGTTAG